One genomic window of Polyangium aurulentum includes the following:
- the glyA gene encoding serine hydroxymethyltransferase, translated as MTKRDPQGLTPLADVDPEVFALIRREEKAESETVRLIASENYASRAVLEATASVLTNKYSEGYPGKRYYEGQKQIDEIEELARARMKTVFGAEHVNVQPYSGSPANLAVYLAFVKPGETIMGLGLPAGGHLTHGWNVSITGKFFNSVPYGVRQDDHRIDMDQVRDLARQHRPKLIWCGTTAYPRTIDFAAFRTIADEVGAILAADIAHIAGLVAGGVHPSPIGIADVVTMTTHKTFRGPRGAAILCKSQHASAIDRAVFPGLQGGPHNATTAAIAVAAGEAQQPSFKEYAARIVENARALGAALEAKGFRLITGGTDNHLLLVDMTPKGIGGKPYARALDRAGIVANYNAIPFDPRKPMDPSGVRLGTPAIASRGMGPAEMERIAAWMAEVAENPQDEARLDRIAGEVKELCQAFPAPGIIL; from the coding sequence ATGACGAAGCGTGATCCGCAGGGCCTGACGCCGCTCGCCGACGTCGATCCCGAGGTCTTCGCGCTCATCCGGCGCGAGGAGAAGGCCGAGTCCGAGACGGTCCGGCTCATCGCCAGCGAGAACTACGCCTCGCGCGCGGTGCTCGAGGCGACGGCGTCTGTCCTGACGAACAAGTACTCCGAGGGCTACCCGGGCAAGCGGTACTACGAGGGCCAGAAGCAGATCGACGAGATCGAGGAGCTGGCGAGGGCGCGCATGAAGACCGTGTTCGGCGCCGAGCACGTCAACGTGCAGCCCTACTCGGGCAGCCCGGCGAACCTCGCGGTCTACCTCGCGTTCGTCAAGCCGGGCGAGACCATCATGGGCCTCGGGCTGCCCGCGGGCGGGCACCTGACCCACGGCTGGAACGTCAGCATCACGGGCAAGTTCTTCAACAGCGTGCCCTACGGCGTCCGCCAGGACGATCACCGCATCGACATGGACCAGGTGCGCGATCTGGCCCGCCAGCACCGGCCGAAGCTCATCTGGTGCGGCACCACGGCCTACCCGCGCACGATCGACTTCGCCGCCTTCCGCACGATCGCCGACGAGGTGGGCGCGATCCTGGCGGCGGACATCGCGCACATCGCGGGCCTCGTGGCGGGCGGCGTGCATCCGTCGCCGATCGGCATCGCGGACGTCGTGACGATGACCACGCACAAGACGTTCCGCGGCCCGCGCGGCGCGGCGATCCTCTGCAAGTCGCAGCACGCGTCCGCCATCGATCGCGCGGTGTTCCCTGGGCTCCAGGGCGGCCCGCACAACGCCACAACGGCGGCGATCGCGGTCGCGGCGGGCGAGGCGCAGCAGCCGTCGTTCAAGGAGTACGCCGCGCGCATCGTCGAGAACGCGCGGGCGCTCGGCGCGGCGCTCGAGGCGAAGGGCTTCCGCCTCATCACGGGCGGCACCGACAACCACCTGCTGCTCGTCGACATGACGCCCAAGGGCATCGGCGGAAAACCCTACGCGCGCGCGCTCGATCGTGCGGGCATCGTCGCCAACTACAACGCCATCCCGTTCGATCCGCGCAAGCCCATGGATCCCTCCGGGGTTCGTCTGGGCACGCCCGCGATCGCATCGCGCGGGATGGGCCCGGCCGAGATGGAGCGCATCGCGGCGTGGATGGCCGAGGTCGCCGAGAACCCGCAAGACGAAGCCCGCCTCGACCGCATCGCCGGCGAGGTCAAGGAGCTCTGTCAAGCGTTCCCCGCCCCCGGCATCATTCTCTAG
- a CDS encoding dihydrolipoamide acetyltransferase family protein, whose amino-acid sequence MIDVLMPQLGESVAEGTVTKWLVREGDFVTREQPLLEVATDKADTEVPAPSAGRVTQLVAPVGATIAKGGLLCRIDETATAGAEPAPKAAAAQQPAPAAPAAAAEPAAEPAGAAGQPLTSPSARKLAREEGVDISQVQGTGEHGRITHEDVRRAATPAAPAPAAPAAPAPRALEAYQPPQPAQTAPAYQAPVQELAQMVNQGGGFVPPIPGAGFGAYKVPPYTPRPGDQVVPFSRRRRITADHMVYSKVTSPHVVTVAEVDLFATTKLREQHKDRLKKEGVPLTFLAFICAATVKALRENPTINARVLENSYVVLKDINLGVAVDTPGGLIVPSIKHADQLSLRGLASQIDEMASKARANKITADDLAGTTFTVSNPGLKGNLFGGAIISQPNVGILRMGEIKKRPVVVTRDGEDVIAIHPVMYMALSYDHRIIDGVAANSFLWRVADILSRGEFEV is encoded by the coding sequence ATGATCGACGTGCTCATGCCCCAGCTCGGCGAGAGTGTTGCCGAGGGGACGGTGACGAAGTGGCTCGTGCGCGAAGGGGACTTCGTGACGCGGGAGCAGCCGCTCCTCGAGGTGGCGACGGACAAGGCGGACACCGAGGTCCCCGCGCCGTCCGCTGGACGTGTGACGCAGCTCGTGGCTCCGGTGGGAGCGACGATCGCGAAGGGTGGGCTGCTCTGCCGGATCGACGAGACGGCGACGGCCGGGGCCGAGCCTGCGCCCAAGGCGGCGGCGGCTCAGCAGCCTGCGCCTGCGGCGCCTGCGGCGGCGGCGGAGCCGGCAGCGGAGCCTGCGGGGGCGGCGGGTCAGCCGCTCACGAGCCCCTCGGCGCGCAAGCTCGCGCGTGAGGAAGGCGTGGACATCAGCCAGGTGCAGGGCACGGGCGAGCATGGCCGGATCACGCACGAGGACGTGCGGCGAGCGGCGACGCCTGCAGCGCCGGCGCCTGCGGCTCCTGCGGCTCCTGCGCCGCGCGCGCTCGAGGCTTACCAGCCTCCCCAGCCTGCGCAGACGGCGCCGGCGTACCAGGCGCCCGTGCAAGAGCTCGCGCAGATGGTGAATCAGGGCGGTGGGTTCGTCCCGCCGATCCCGGGTGCGGGCTTTGGGGCGTACAAGGTCCCGCCGTACACGCCGCGGCCGGGGGATCAGGTGGTGCCGTTCTCGCGGCGCCGCCGGATCACGGCCGATCACATGGTGTACTCGAAGGTCACCTCGCCGCATGTCGTGACGGTGGCCGAGGTCGATCTCTTCGCGACGACCAAGCTGCGCGAGCAGCACAAGGATCGGCTGAAGAAGGAGGGCGTGCCCCTCACGTTCCTCGCGTTCATCTGCGCGGCGACGGTGAAGGCGCTGCGCGAGAACCCGACGATCAACGCGCGGGTGCTCGAGAACTCCTACGTGGTCCTCAAGGACATCAACCTCGGCGTCGCGGTCGACACGCCCGGGGGGCTCATCGTGCCGAGCATCAAGCACGCCGATCAGCTCTCCTTGCGCGGGCTCGCCTCGCAGATCGACGAGATGGCGAGCAAGGCGCGCGCGAACAAGATCACGGCTGACGATCTCGCGGGCACCACGTTCACGGTCTCGAACCCCGGCCTCAAGGGCAACCTCTTCGGCGGGGCGATCATCTCGCAGCCGAACGTGGGCATCTTGCGCATGGGCGAGATCAAGAAGCGCCCCGTCGTCGTCACGCGCGATGGCGAGGACGTGATCGCCATCCACCCGGTGATGTACATGGCGCTCTCGTACGATCACCGCATCATCGACGGCGTGGCGGCCAACTCGTTCCTGTGGCGCGTCGCCGACATCCTGAGCCGCGGGGAGTTCGAGGTCTGA
- a CDS encoding glutaredoxin domain-containing protein produces MRALGGAVLAALVLAGSTLVLGCSTKKDDGTTPMATSEELPALTLRDDTPNLLLTWIDDKGDMHVELKLADVPAAGRQLVRVVVSDREEGTRDLFYVADLTKKRDDGSYEARTMTRRAWEVEVEKRRAAYLAKVAPPKPPPPTGASGTPATPSGKADGKPPAVASDVTVIIYGADWCRPCHEAEEYLRSKGVQVVKKDVEQSPAAASEMRDKLEKSGQRGGSIPVLDVRGQILVGYSRGAIDRALSRAQTGTAL; encoded by the coding sequence GTGAGGGCGCTCGGGGGCGCCGTCCTCGCGGCGCTCGTGCTCGCGGGCTCGACGCTGGTGCTCGGTTGTTCGACCAAGAAGGATGACGGCACGACGCCGATGGCGACGTCGGAGGAGCTGCCGGCGCTCACGCTGCGCGACGACACGCCGAACCTGCTTCTCACGTGGATCGACGACAAGGGCGACATGCACGTGGAGCTGAAGCTCGCGGACGTGCCGGCCGCGGGCAGGCAGCTCGTGCGCGTGGTCGTGAGCGATCGCGAGGAGGGCACGCGGGATCTGTTCTACGTCGCCGATCTGACGAAGAAGCGTGATGACGGCTCGTACGAGGCGCGCACGATGACGCGGCGGGCGTGGGAGGTGGAGGTGGAGAAGCGCCGCGCGGCCTACCTCGCGAAGGTCGCTCCGCCCAAGCCCCCGCCCCCGACGGGCGCGAGCGGCACACCCGCCACCCCTTCGGGCAAGGCCGACGGCAAGCCGCCGGCGGTCGCGTCCGACGTGACCGTGATCATCTACGGCGCGGACTGGTGCCGTCCCTGTCACGAGGCGGAGGAATATTTGCGCTCCAAAGGAGTGCAGGTCGTGAAGAAGGACGTCGAGCAGAGCCCCGCCGCGGCGTCCGAGATGCGCGACAAGCTCGAAAAGAGCGGTCAGCGAGGCGGCAGCATCCCGGTGCTCGACGTTCGCGGACAGATCCTCGTCGGCTACAGCCGGGGCGCCATCGATCGCGCCCTCTCCCGCGCCCAGACCGGCACCGCGCTCTGA
- a CDS encoding ABC-F family ATP-binding cassette domain-containing protein, with product MTVLQVADLGFGYGAERLFQGVTFSLALGERAALVAPNGAGKSTLMRLVARELSPDAGQVVIRRGTRVAYVRQSHELPPVGTVLEAFLSGFGEVLALRQELTDAQHAAASGTTEALDRLARATDNYHLKGGDALERRVEIIAQHLGFSHEDMGRTLGSLSGGERGRLHLGVALAEPPELILLDEPTNHLDIETIAWLEKHLAGLESAMLIVSHDRAFLDAVCPITMELGRRSFRVYPLSYSAYAVAREEDLERERELAERQEAFVAKTEEFIRRNIAGQKTKQAQSRRKMLEKMETIERPEDVWSVAEKVAFRFVQAPRSGDIVLDARGLGAERGGKRLFSGVDLLLRRGERLGVVGPNGCGKSTLLKLLAGRGAPEDEGEVRRGTNLAEGYFDQHLGSLDPTKSAVEEIRSVRGDMNVDVARQYLARFRFYGDDTLRRVQGFSGGERSRLALAKLLLEPRNLIFLDEPTNHLDIPAAEILEEALASFEGTVVLVSHDRRFLEAVTTRTLAFHDGAVDAYPGGYRDYQANLAKNALGPKDNDWGPNEDGADGDDAPQEEARKGRAVKRSASTVPRAEDKSAGSALDKKRAFEAEKAAARALERKKKRVKELEEEIASGEIELGKMREVLKQDPGGDWAKLAKMVEQEQALARRVDAAMTEWMALSEELSDGSAAGRTA from the coding sequence ATGACGGTCCTGCAGGTCGCCGACCTCGGCTTCGGCTATGGCGCGGAGCGGCTCTTCCAGGGGGTTACGTTCTCGCTGGCCCTCGGGGAGCGCGCCGCCCTCGTCGCGCCGAACGGCGCGGGCAAATCGACGTTGATGCGGCTCGTCGCGCGCGAACTCTCTCCCGACGCCGGGCAGGTCGTCATTCGCCGCGGCACGCGCGTCGCCTACGTCCGCCAGTCGCACGAGCTGCCCCCGGTGGGCACGGTGCTCGAGGCATTCCTGTCGGGCTTCGGCGAGGTGCTCGCGCTGCGGCAAGAGCTCACCGACGCGCAGCACGCGGCCGCGAGCGGCACGACCGAGGCGCTCGACAGGCTCGCGAGGGCAACCGACAACTACCACTTGAAGGGCGGCGACGCGCTCGAGCGGCGGGTCGAGATCATCGCGCAGCACCTCGGCTTCTCGCACGAGGACATGGGTCGCACGCTCGGCAGCCTCTCGGGAGGCGAGCGGGGCCGGCTGCATCTCGGCGTCGCGCTCGCGGAGCCGCCGGAGCTCATCCTGCTCGACGAGCCGACGAACCACCTCGACATCGAGACCATCGCCTGGCTCGAGAAGCACCTCGCGGGGCTCGAGAGCGCGATGCTGATCGTCTCTCACGACCGCGCGTTCCTCGACGCCGTCTGTCCGATCACGATGGAGCTCGGGCGGCGCAGCTTCCGCGTCTATCCGCTCTCGTACTCGGCGTACGCGGTGGCGCGCGAGGAGGACCTCGAGCGCGAGCGCGAGCTGGCGGAGCGGCAGGAGGCGTTCGTCGCGAAGACCGAGGAGTTCATCCGGCGGAACATCGCGGGGCAGAAGACGAAGCAGGCGCAGAGCCGGCGCAAGATGCTCGAGAAGATGGAGACCATCGAGCGTCCCGAGGACGTGTGGTCGGTGGCCGAGAAGGTGGCGTTCCGCTTCGTGCAGGCGCCGCGCAGCGGGGACATCGTGCTCGACGCGCGCGGGCTCGGCGCGGAGCGCGGCGGCAAGCGGCTCTTCTCGGGCGTGGATCTGCTCCTCCGGCGCGGCGAGCGGCTCGGGGTCGTGGGGCCGAACGGGTGTGGCAAGTCGACGCTGCTCAAGCTGCTCGCGGGTCGCGGCGCGCCCGAGGACGAGGGCGAGGTGCGGCGCGGGACGAACCTCGCGGAGGGCTACTTCGATCAGCACCTCGGCTCGCTCGATCCGACGAAAAGCGCGGTGGAGGAGATCCGCAGCGTGCGTGGCGACATGAACGTCGACGTGGCGCGGCAGTACCTCGCGCGGTTCCGCTTCTACGGCGACGACACGCTGCGGCGCGTGCAAGGCTTCTCGGGCGGCGAGCGCAGCCGGCTCGCGCTCGCCAAGCTCCTGCTCGAGCCGAGGAACCTGATCTTCCTCGACGAGCCGACGAACCACCTCGACATCCCTGCGGCCGAGATCCTGGAGGAGGCGCTCGCGAGCTTCGAGGGCACGGTGGTGCTCGTCTCGCACGACCGCCGCTTCCTCGAGGCGGTCACGACGCGCACGCTCGCGTTCCACGACGGAGCCGTCGACGCCTACCCGGGCGGCTACCGCGACTACCAGGCGAACCTGGCCAAGAATGCTTTGGGTCCCAAGGATAATGATTGGGGTCCCAACGAAGACGGGGCCGATGGGGACGACGCTCCGCAGGAGGAGGCGCGCAAGGGTCGCGCGGTCAAGCGCAGCGCGTCGACGGTGCCGCGAGCGGAGGACAAGTCGGCGGGGTCGGCGCTCGACAAGAAGCGCGCGTTCGAGGCGGAGAAGGCTGCGGCGCGCGCGCTCGAGCGCAAGAAGAAGCGCGTGAAGGAACTCGAGGAGGAGATCGCGTCGGGCGAGATCGAACTCGGCAAGATGCGCGAGGTGCTGAAGCAAGATCCGGGTGGCGACTGGGCGAAGCTCGCGAAGATGGTGGAGCAGGAGCAGGCGCTCGCGCGGCGGGTGGACGCGGCGATGACGGAGTGGATGGCGCTGAGCGAGGAGCTGTCGGACGGGTCCGCGGCGGGGAGGACGGCGTGA